The Juglans microcarpa x Juglans regia isolate MS1-56 chromosome 8S, Jm3101_v1.0, whole genome shotgun sequence genome has a window encoding:
- the LOC121244476 gene encoding transcription repressor MYB6-like has product MRKPCCEKEETNRGSWSQEEDQKLSDYIKQHGEGCWRSIPKAAGLRRCGKSCRLRWINYLRPGLKRGNFGEDEEDLIIRLHALLGNRWSLIAGRLPGRTDNEVKNYWNSHLRKKLIQMGIDPKKPHQLGGKGLHIKTCLPDLNLDLTPCSTAPSTTLVEES; this is encoded by the exons ATGAGGAAGCCTTGCTGTGAAAAGGAAGAGACTAACAGAGGGTCATGGTCCCAGGAAGAAGACCAGAAACTCAGTGATTACATCAAACAACACGGCGAAGGTTGTTGGCGTTCAATTCCCAAGGCTGCTG GGTTGCGTCGTTGTGGTAAGAGTTGCAGACTCAGATGGATAAATTATCTAAGGCCAGGCCTAAAACGCGGCAACtttggagaagatgaagaggatTTGATCATCAGGCTTCATGCTCTCCTTGGGAACCG atggtcACTGATAGCGGGAAGGTTGCCTGGACGGACGGACAACGAGGTAAAGAACTACTGGAACTCTCATCTAAGGAAAAAGCTAATACAGATGGGAATTGATCCTAAAAAACCACATCAGCTGGGAGGCAAAG GTCTTCACATCAAAACCTGTCTGCCAGACTTGAATCTTGATCTTACTCCATGCAGCACAGCTCCAAGTACTACTCTTGTGGAAGAGAGCTAA
- the LOC121244475 gene encoding MYB-like transcription factor 4, with translation MRKPCCEKEGKNKGAWSKQEDQKLIEYIRKHGEGCWRSIPEAAGLLRCGKSCRLRWVNYLRPDLKRGNFGEDEEDLIIKLHALLGNRWSLIAGRLPGRTDNEVKNHWNTHLKRRLAQMGIDPDNHRLGRRTRLTRPSKLLFVSNNHTYNKEVNSQAEEFPVLLNSATDPEIISNTNISMISSVPDLNLDLTIGLPFMESINQVCTS, from the exons ATGAGGAAACCCTGTTGTGAGAAGGAAGGGAAAAACAAAGGCGCATGGTCCAAGCAAGAAGACCAGAAGCTCATTGAATACATCCGCAAACATGGAGAAGGTTGCTGGCGCTCGATTCCTGAGGCTGCAg GCTTGCTTCGTTGCGGTAAAAGTTGTCGATTAAGATGGGTAAATTATCTAAGGCCAGACCTTAAACGAGGCAACtttggagaagatgaagaggacCTTATCATCAAGCTCCATGCACTCCTTGGAAACAG GTGGTCGTTGATAGCTGGAAGATTGCCGGGCCGTACAGACAATGAAGTGAAGAATCACTGGAACACTCATCTTAAACGAAGACTGGCTCAGATGGGCATTGATCCCGACAACCATCGCTTGGGTCGACGTACTCGTCTCACCCGCCCTAGCAAGTTGTTATTCGTGTCGAATAACCATACATACAACAAAGAAGTGAATTCTCAAGCAGAGGAATTTCCAGTACTCTTGAATTCTGCTACTGACCCAGAGATCATCAGCAACACCAACATTAGTATGATTAGCAGCGTACCCGACCTGAATCTTGATCTTACTATTGGCCTTCCATTTATGGAGTCGATCAATCAAGTTTGTACATCATGA